A part of Cannabis sativa cultivar Pink pepper isolate KNU-18-1 chromosome 6, ASM2916894v1, whole genome shotgun sequence genomic DNA contains:
- the LOC133039238 gene encoding uncharacterized protein LOC133039238 produces the protein MLCPGGHLNFSDVPQQYKDQVLNRIRYYFDIDGNPHRDLLMGTLYSVMAERYSERKTLRHKHFKQHYKKPEDWDTVLKFPPDYLNTETWKPVCELFVSEAFLNRSTKNKSNRQLMKYPTTQGTKSLASIRHGMGGTPGEHVVDAWKEIHVKKPSGTFVNELAAKDYEELIKELDRKRLERQSQSDTGPNRIRCGYRFDVMETSSRPKIRLSKRRG, from the exons ATGTTGTGCCCGGGTGGTCATCTAAATTTTTCCGATGTACCCCAACAATACAAGGATCAAGTGCTCAATCGAATCaga tACTACTTTGATATCGATGGGAATCCCCACCGAGACCTACTTATGGGGACTTTATATTCGGTGATGGCGGAGCGGTATAGTGAGCGAAAGACGCTCAGACACAAGCATTTCaaacaacattacaaaaaaCCAGAAGATTGGGACACAGTTCTCAAATTCCCCCCTGACTACTTGAATACTGAGACTTGGAAACCGGTTTGCGAATTGTTCGTTAGCGAGGCATTTTtgaatcgttcaactaaaaataaatcgaatcggcaactaatgaaatatccaacaacGCAAGGCACAAAATCGTTGGCGTCCATACGCCACGGAATG GGGGGTACTCCTGGAGAGCATGTAGTTGACGCATGGAAGGAGATCCATGTGAAAAAACCGTCTGGAACTTTCGTTAATGAATTAGCTGCAAAAGATTAT gAGGAACTGATCAAGGAGCTTGATAGGAAGCGACTTGAACGACAATCCCAGAGCGATACCGGACCGAATCGAATCCGATGCGGTTATCGGTTTGACGTAATGGAAACGAGTTCTAGGCCAAAGATCCGACTATCAAAGAGGCGTGGGTAA